A stretch of DNA from Ailuropoda melanoleuca isolate Jingjing chromosome X, ASM200744v2, whole genome shotgun sequence:
ggctaacagacacatgtaaaaatgttcaacatcactagccatcaagaaaattcaaatcaaaaccacaacgggataccaccttataccagttagaatggcaaaaattaacaaggcaagaaacaacaaatgttggggtggatgtggagaaaaaagaaccctcttacactgttgatcggaatgtaagctggtacaaccactctggaaaacaggatggagtttcctcaagatgttaaaaatagagctaccccaccacccagcaattgcaccactaggtatttaccctgttagagacatagtgaaaagaagggccatatgcaccccaatgttcatagcagcaatgtctacaatagctaaactgtggaaggacctgagatgtccttcaacagatgaatggataaagaagatgtggtttctataacaatggaatattactgagccatcagaaaggatgaatacccaccatttgcattgacatggatggaactggaggggattatgctaagtgaaataggtcaagcagagaaagacaattatcgtatggtttcactcacatgtaaaACACgagtgtggaggaccacaggtGAAGGGAGGGAtaagtgaatgggaagaaattggaGAGAGAGGCaaccatgagaggctctggactccaggaaacaaactgacggttacagaggggaggagagtggagggaatgggttaactgggtgatgggttttaaggagggcatgtgttgtgatgagcactgggtattatacgcaactatatgaattgttgaacattacatcaaaaactgatgatgtacaatatgttggctaactgaacataataatacaaaaactaaaaaagaaagttgctgaaagagtaaatcttaaatgttttcattataaaaaagaGAAGGTAATTTTTTGACATGATGGAGAGTTCACTAATGCTATGGTggtcatgtattttttaatacataaatgtatcaaaccAATGATTTGTACAcctaaatttatacaatgttatgtgtcagTAACACTTCAATAAACCTCGGAAGGGGGGAAAACAGCAGTGGCCAAAACAACAGTAAATCTCTGTGTGCTGAGCCCAAATTATTGTCCCTCTAGGGGAGACCCTCTTTAAGAATGTCTCTCTTTCAGTTTCTCAGAAACTATCCTTATATGGAGGGCCTTCTGGATGATTCCTAATTATTGTTAATTCTGCTCTCTTAATTAAGAAtttataatagaaacaaaaatgtgcTTTGGGGAGACATCAGGAATAGAATGAGTGTGCTTTTACCCCTGTTGTGTTCTTTGGTAAGGGACTTGTAAGAGAATCACCtaataatcatttatatatttgacttgcttcttcaaataatttttttaataatatatagtttgttatattagtcaccatacagtacatccccagtttttgatgcaatgttccatgattcattacttgcatataacacccagtgcaccatgcaatatgtgccctccttaatacccatcagggGTAATGAACCATgggaaactatggactctgggtgctgggtatcaaataattttttctcaagtttttatttaaattccagttagttaacatacagtgtaacattattttcaggtgtagaattcagtgattcagcacttacatataacacccagtgctcatcacaagtgccctccatcACCGATTTAATACatgcctcccacccacctctcctccagctatactcagtttgttctctataggcaagagtctgttttatggtttgcatcttttttccccctatgttcatctgctttgtttcttaagttccacatatgagtgtgatcgtatgatatttgtctttctctgtcttatttcctttaacataatactttctagctccaaccacatcactgcaaatggcaatatttcattattttttatggctgagtaatatttcattgtataggtATATATGCtgtatcttcttaatccattcatcagtcgatggacatttaggctctctccaaagtttggctattgtggacactgctgctataaatatgGTGGGGGGCAatacccctttgaatcagtatttttctgttctttgtgtaagtacctagtagtgcaattgctgggttgtagggtagctctgtttttaactttttgaggaacatcaaAAAGttatttccagagtggctggaccagtTTGTACTCCCATAACAGCGTAAGAGAGTCCCCCTTCTCTGAATCCTTGCCAATACCTCTTGTTTCTGGTGTTGTTAATTCTTCAAAGGATTTCTTAGATTTACTtgacaaattttactttttctgcctGTTAATTCATTAATACGTGCTTTTACTATTTTCTAGCCATTGCCttgcttccctcttctcttttctttttttttaaataaatgcacaaagatttattgaaagaaaacatgaaatctcATGATAGATCAACATCCTTCACATTAATAAAGATTGATATTATCATTAAAGAAGACAGATTCCTactatccatttatctattgtaTATTTGCCTACTTACCTACCATCtatcccctcttctcttttctgataTCTTTTTTACTTGAATACCTAACTCGTTTATTTTCACtctttattgttttgtatttatggTGTTTGAGTGTACAAATTTGCCTCTGAGTTCTTTCACGTAGTACCTGGTTATTCAGAGCATTAAACTGAAGCTTGAAAAGAATGCACTCTTGAGCACCAGTTATTTTGGTAGGTTTGGAATAGGGcttagaaatctgtattttttgaCAAGATCCTCAGACAACAAGTAGGGAAATCCCAACATAATTATTGATGTATATGTTCTCATTATTGTTTCTCTAAATTCACTCTAACAAGAACTTTGATTTGCACTTTGTCCCTTAAGTgtttaattctgttttaattttcaagtggtcaagtttttcattcatgctctcaTTATTAACATCTAGTTTTGATCTATTGAGATAAAAAAGGTaccatgatattttcttttctttcttttctttttttgttttttaagtaagctatgtgcctaacatggggcttgaactcacaaccccatgatCAAAAGTCATGTGTTGTACTGACTgaatcagccaggtgccccatccgtagtattttcttaatttttatttataagaaaattaaacatccttaaaaagaaaaaatattaagcatcCAAAAAATACAATAGTATTATAAGAAATACTCATATCCTTACCATCGATCAATAATTAACTGTTtctattttgccatatttgcttccattttaaagatgaaatatatatttatagatttaattcaatttccttttaATAACTATTCTGTGTTCTATTTAGTCTTCCTCGTGTGTGTAAGTTTGGTAGGAATCATTCTAGCATATTTCCAATAGTTTCACATACATATGAATGCATCTATAAACACCATAGAGTGCTGCACTAATTTTTTGAGAtctatacatattaatatatgtagATCTAGTTTGTTCCTCTTCTGTATTCTATTAATCAtaccatatttatttgtttttatttaaattccagttagttaacatacagggtacTGTtactttcagatgtacaatatagtgattcaacatttccatacaacactgcacaagcacactccttaatctcaatcacttatttcacccatcctcccacccacctcccctccagcaaccatcagcctgttctctgcagttaagagtctgtctcctggtttgcctctctctcttttttccctctttgctcatttgattTGTCTCCCCAACTCCAccaatgagtgaaatcatatggcactTGTCCTttactgactgacttattttgcttagcataatctctctagctccacccatataattgcaaatggcaagatttcattcttttcatttcttctatatccattcagctatcaatggacacttgggctatttccataatttggctgccataaacattggggtacatatatccctttgaattagtatttttgtattcttttggtaaatactcagtagtgagattcctggatcatagggtagagAAATCCCCATAcctttttccacagtggctgcaccagtttgcattcccaccaacagtgcaagagggtttacCTTTTTTCACATGCTCACCAATACCTCTTGTTTATTGTGTTGTTGATGTGAGCCATTCTGTTAtatcactgtagttttgatttgtatttccctgatgatcagttatgttcagcattttttcatgtgtccgttggcaatctgtatgccttctttggaaaaatgtctattcacgtcttctacccattttttaattggattgttcaaaatggattgaagacctaaatgtgagacctgaaactataaaaatcctagaagagaacacaggcagtaacttcacTGACATCTAGataagtctcctgaggcaagggaaacaaaagtaaaaataagctattggaaCTCCATcgaaatgaaaagcttctgcccggcaaaggaaaccatcagcaaaactaaaagacaacctatggaatgggacaagatatttgcaaatgttatatctgataaaggattagtatccaaattatataaagaaattataaaactcaacactgaaaaaacaaataatccgaTTAAACATACTATATAAATCCATTCCCCTATTGAAAGACACATAtagatgtatattttttcttattttgagattttttaaggTATTTGCAGCCTAATGACTTTCAAGTGTTGTTAAATGTTGGCTGGATGGTGGagggaaaaatgcattttatgtatGATATAAATCAGACTTAAAAATTTGTATATTCTAGTGCTAtgtctatttatttctttcttaatcttaatttaataaattagatAACTATCTTAATGTCTGCCATCAAAATTGTATTCTCATCAATTTCTACCTTTACTATCCCCTCAAAATaccttccaatttttaaaaactcacaaatgCACTGCATTTTCTAAAAGttatcagaaaatttaaaatttaaaaaaaatgaaaggaatagCTATTCATAATTTCAGCACTAAGTAATATCCACAATTAATATATCAGTGTGTAATGTTCCAGATTTCTATTTGCACATACACTCAAAGAGAATTTACCTATACAAACtgtttaaaaagagttttaaaataaaaatatatttattgtatctTTTGGTATTGAAACATACATCCTTGTATCATTTCTAACTATATAGAAATATACAAAGCTGAAGGTGAAAATACTGTGATTTCCCTATAACTACGGTTTATTTCATGCATACCTTTAAAGATACTTTATATCTGATGAATTAACCACTCACTCTTTACACACAGTacatagtattttattgtatgatAATATATTTCACCAATATTGTGCAAACACActgattatcttttaaaataatttcaaaatgctgCAGTGCATAtacattttacacatatatatttttgcatcCTTATCTAATTATTTTCATAGGGGAGGTGTCTAAAGAAGGCATTTCTAAATAAAggtggaaatatttaaaatgttgatatatattttcaaattgacTTCCTATTATAATAATTTACACTTCCACTGACATGAGAGCGCATTTTCTCAGCTCTCTGATAACGATAAGGCttatcattatttttacaatAGGATAATGCAGAAGTAGaatctaattattttaatagattttctttgattactagtgaGCTTAAGCATCCATTTTTATGCCCATTGGCCCTTTGGGCTTTTGTAAATGCATGCTCTGGCCCagtctgctccccttcccccactggtgctgttaatcttttcctttttgcttagtcagagttctttttcatttttcgtCTTTTACATAGGGTGAGTCTGATTCAGGCTTTCATCCTTTCTTGCCTAACAgactgcatttatatttttatatataatatattctccATTGGTCTTTTAACGTCCTTCTCAGAAGTtggctccttttctctctccctccctccttccctctcttttctcttgtcttctcttttctctttgtttctttctctctttatttctctctctccctctctctctcctttgatttttttttttccagtgcagaagtttttaattttgaacgAGTCGAATCTATCATTCTGGGCCTGGCGCCGCGTCAGCagagggggcggggaggcggcgcggaactgggggaggggccgggacGGGGAGGAGCGGGCATAGCCGTTGCAGGAGTTGCTGGGAGTGCGCGCGGTGCGATCGCTCGGCGGCGGCGGAGGAGGCCCAGAGCGCAGACACTTCTCCCGCGGCCTACAGAGCCTTCTGCCCATCGGAGGACCAGGAAACCGCAGTCTTCATCACAGAGGTACCGTGCTCTGCGCTCCCCGCCTGGCCCGGCCCAGCCTGCTGTGGCGgcgcctccttccttccttcttccctcgctctctctctcgcccGCCCGCGCCTTCCCTGTCTGCCTGCGTCACCGCGGCCGCCATGGCTGAGAACGGCGAGAGTAGCGGCCCCCCGCGCCCCTCCCGCGGCCCTGCTTCGGCCCAaggccctgcctctgccccggCCGAGCCCAAAATCATCAAAGTCACTGTGAAGACccccaaagagaaagaggagttCGCGGTGCCCGAGAATAGCTCAGTCCAGCAGTTTAAGGAAGCGATTTCGAAACGCTTCAAATCCCAAACCGATCAGCTAGTGTTGATTTTTGCCGGAAAAATCCTAAAAGATCAAGATACCTTGATCCAGCATGGCATCCATGATGGACTGACTGTTCATCTTGTAATTAAAAGCCAGAACCGACCTCAGGGCCAGTCCACACAGCCTAGTAATGCGGCGGGAACTAACACTACCTCCGCGTCGACTCCCAGGAGTAACTCCACGTCTATTTCCACAAATAGCAACCCGTTTGGGCTGGGGAGCTTGGGAGGACTTGCAGGCCTTAGCAGCCTGGGCTTGAGCTCGACcaacttctctgagctccagaacCAGATGCAGCAGCAGCTCCTCTCCAGCCCTGAGATGATGATCCAAATCATGGAAAATCCCTTTGTTCAGAGCATGCTTTCAAATCCCGATCTAATGAGGCAGCTCATTATGGCCAATCCACAGATGCAGCAGTTGATTCAGAGAAACCCAGAAATCAGTCACCTGCTCAACAACCCAGATATAATGAGACAGACTCTCGAAATTGCCAGGAATCCAGCCATGATGCAAGAGATGATGAGAAATCAAGATCTGGCTCTCAGCAATCTTGAAAGCATCCCAGGTGGCTACAATGCTCTACGACGCATGTACACTGACATTCAAGAACCCATGCTGAACGCTGCACAAGAGCAGTTTGGGGGTAATCCATTTGCTTCGGTGGGGAGCAGTTCCACCTCCGGGGAAGGTACACAGCCTTCCCGCACAGAAAATCGAGATCCACTACCCAATCCATGGGCACCACCACCGGCTACCCAGAGTTCTGCAACCACCAGCACAACCACTAGCAGCGGCAGTGGGTCTGGCAGTAGCTCCAGCAGTGCTACCGGGAACACCGTGGCTGCAGCCAACTATGTCGCCAGCATCTTCAGTACCCCAGGAATGCAGAGCTTGCTGCAACAGATAACAGAAAACCCCCAACTGATCCAGAATATGCTCTCTGCACCCTACATGAGAAGCATGATGCAGTCGCTGAGCCAGAATCCAGATTTGGCTGCACAGATGATGCTGAATAGCCCGGTGTTTACCGCAAATCCTCAGTTGCAGGAGCAGATGCGTCCACAGCTCCCAGCTTTCCTGCAACAGATGCAGAATCCAGACACACTGTCAGCCATGTCAAACCCAAGAGCAATGCAGGCTTTAATGCAGATCCAGCAGGGGCTACAGACATTAGCCACTGAAGCTCCTGGCCTCATTCCAAGCTTCACTCCAGGTGTGGGGGTAGGGGTGCTGGGAACCGCAATAGGCCCTGTAGGCCCAGTCACACCCATAGGCCCCATTGGCCCCATAGTCCCGTTTACTCCCATAGGCCCCATTGGGCCCATTGGACCCACCGGCCCCGCAGGCCCTGGCTCCACTGGCTCTGGTGGCCCCCCTGGGCCCACTGTTTCTAGTTCCACACCCAGTGAAACCACTAGCCCAACATCAGAATCTGGACCCAACCAGCAGTTCATTCAGCAAATGGTGCAGGCTCTGGCTGGGGCAAGTCCTCCACAGCTGCCGAATCCAGAAATCAGATTTCAGCAACAACTGGAACAGCTCAACGCAATGGGGTTCTTAAACCGTGAGGCAAACTTGCAGGCTCTAATAGCAACAGGAGGCGACATCAATGCTGCTATTGAGAGGCTGCTGGGCTCCCAGCCATCGTAATTACATTTCTGTACCTTgaaaaaatgtatcttatttttgATAATGGCTCttaaatctttaaacacacacaaaattgtgctttgctttcattttgattcttttaaatctgTCCAGTTATAAGTCTAATATGCATTTTAAGGTGGAGTCcattcctctgtccctccctcctgtatctacctttccttcttccctccctccctcgctccctttctcctcccctcctcttccttccttctctgttttgaATGGTGGTAATCGTAATCAATGCTGTTTCATTCAAAGGTGTTGCATGCAAACACTTCTCTTTATTCTGCATTTATTGTGATTTTTGGAAACCGGTATCAACCTTCACAGTTGGGTGAATTAGTTTTGTCCTACAGATGCccaatttatttgcattttaaacattAGCCTATGATAGTAATTTAATgtagaatgaaaatattaaaaacaagcaaattatTTGAAGCTCTCTAATTTGTGGTACAATATTGTTTATTGTGACTTTGGCATGTATTTTTGCTAGCAAAATGCTGTAAGATTTATACcattatttgctctttttttctatgtttgtACACAGTACAGTAAGCACAATTGGAACTGTACATCTAGAATTATTACAACAGAATCTAAGCAGAATATGtgtaaacaaaatgagaaagaatataaGAAATCTTTCTGGAGCTAGGTATGTCTCACAGTTTTGTAGAATCTTACAGCATCTTTGATAAACTCAGTGAAAATGTTTGGCTAGGCAAGTTCGGTTAAAATATAGTAGAAATGTTTATCCTGGTATTTCTAAGTATACATTTAATTGTACAGAAAACTTTCAGTGTGACATTGTGTCAACATTTTCAGATTAACTGTATATGACCTTAATTTTTGTGCGGCCTGAAGGATCAGTGTAGTAATGCCAGGAAAGTGCTTTTTACCTAAGACTTCCTTCTCAGCTTTTCCCATAAAGAGACCCTAATAAGCATTTTGATCTGTAATTGGAAATGTAACTTTCACTGAAAAGTGTCATGTGATGTTTGCATTACTTTTACTTGCTATGTATAAAGGAAACTGTATCTTTTGACTCTCAGTTATTTCTCTTGTGCACAgggaaaaatgcattaaaaatgactaaaaaaataaaaaaagattaaaaatggatacatcttttcttttttgccttctgGCTCTGGGATCATGTTTAGCGGGATTGCCCCAACCCAAGATTATATAAATCTTATCctatatttctctaatttttatgggtttgttaaaaaaattcctttgccCTATCTGGAACTTCTCTGATGTATGGATTTAGgcattctaagtttttttttccccccaaagggTTAGTCAGTTGCTAGCCAATATTTGTCTCATTGCCCACCCCCCATTTGATATGTCATATATATActgatttatatacatatttacatatatacttatatgaatgtgcatatatacgtgtgtgtgtatacagacacaaacacactTCTGTGTTTAAATGCTCTTTAGTACCTCTGAATATTGTAATCCCAGTCCACCAACCTATAGTTATTAGTTAGAAATATGACTTCATATCTGTTTGGGTAAGTCCTCctattgatcttttttatttttatatttcacagttTTCTGATGATTCTGACATGTTTCTTTTACCAGAATAATTTTACAGTTaataccccccaaaataaaatttgattggTATTGTCTTAAATTGATGGTAAGAACTATAGAATTGCAATGCTTTCCAGAAATGTGATATGttgcctcatttttaaaaagtgttttatgtCCTTCAagaaagttttatgtatttaagtcctatataatttatgataaatatattcCTAAGACAGACATACAGGAAACAATCTATGATTGGAGTTCTTATTCAGTGTGTTACCTATATGTCATTTTTGCTATAtaggaaaagaatatatttttatatattaagtttAAATTGGCAGTTTACTGAAATTTATTAGTTTTGGAGATAGTTGATCCTTTGAGTTATTCCTGGTAAGCAATCATATCAATTATAACTTATAATAAtatgttcttttcaaaatttataaaatagttttgaCTGCATGGGTTAATAAACACTTTCAGAACAGTGCTAAATAATAAAAGTGGCAGTGGCATTCTTGTTAAACATTTAACTATATTTGCTGCAGCAAttctaaattgcatttttttaataaaagcattcCTGTAGGACATggtcaaataaatgcaaaatgctgTATACTATAGCCCCTcttagtcattctttttttttttttaaagattttatttatttattcaacagtgacagagacagccagcgagagagggaacacaagcagggggagtgggagaggaagaagcaggctcatagcggaggagcctgatgtggggctcgatcccataacaccaggatcatgccctgagccgaaggcagacccccaaccgctgtgccacccaggcgcccctctcttagTCATTCTGCAATAAATACTGactagtattaatttttaaaggagtatATTCTTCAgtttaaaagaggaaaaactatTTAACTTTGTCTAATTCAACATTTCCtaaagaaataccttttttttttaagcacaccTAATAACATTTGACCTATTGGTGTTCTCAGAACATCAAATTAGGAAATGGTGATTTATTATTTCAGTGCTATATGGTGTTGGGTgtttgaaataattacaaagaCAAAGTCTGCCataataaattcaataattttaatgACACGGATGATGTTATAGggaaataaataccaaaataagaCACTGGCATAGAAAATAGCAATAAATCAAAAGCCATTGGAAAAAGATGTTGTCTGAGGCCTGGTTCAGACAGTTTGGCACGTGAATTTCTCTCAAACAGTTGAAGAATAGAATTCTTAAATTACCCTtgccaaatgtttattttttacatttgatcTTAACCAAAAAGCTGAGAAGCGatatatctgtttttaaatacattttgttttctctctgaaaatatttaggtctttaaactttttttctttctagttcattaattttgtttataacattatttaccttttttagtttaaattgtTCTTTATCTCTGACACGTTGTGATACTATCTTACAAGTTCTTTTTAccagttctgtttttgttttgggttttcttcatCTACTATTAATTCACAGTTTATCTACTTTTTCAGTATTGAATCAAGAAAGGTATATCCTGACCTGCTATCTCCCTCCAATAAAAGTGGGGCAATTCTTACATGATTTTACTGTTTACTTGGTTGTCCTTCCTTCCCTAAGTTTATACTAGACGGCTAGATGGTGTTAAGTATACATTGCTGGCTCTGTGACCCAGAAGGATGAGGTAATGGTGTGGGAAGTAGGGCTAGGGGCAATTGTAGCAGAAGTTCACCTCAAGACCGCTTTCTAGTTCTTTTGTCCTCTACATCAGATACATGGTATCATATATACTCTCACCActtgtgtgggggcaggggagtggatGTACAGCCTTGAAACAAGCCTTGCTGGTTCATTAAAGAAGTCTCTTGCATCAGGTCCAGCCCACTATGTTTATTGAGAAACCATTATCAGAGATTGAGCTTGCCCTTTGAGAGGCTAGCCTGCTCCAAATCTACAGTGTCAAAATAGCAACAAATGGAGTAATTCCTGTCAGGGCCTAGCCTAGGAATTGAGGTTAGGGTATCAGGAGAGCCATTGGGCCTGTGTCTCAAGTTCACAAAGGGacttaaatttagaatttttacattATCCTTAAATGAAGTCATTACTCCAGCCACAGAGCCAGACTGAC
This window harbors:
- the UBQLN2 gene encoding ubiquilin-2, whose amino-acid sequence is MAENGESSGPPRPSRGPASAQGPASAPAEPKIIKVTVKTPKEKEEFAVPENSSVQQFKEAISKRFKSQTDQLVLIFAGKILKDQDTLIQHGIHDGLTVHLVIKSQNRPQGQSTQPSNAAGTNTTSASTPRSNSTSISTNSNPFGLGSLGGLAGLSSLGLSSTNFSELQNQMQQQLLSSPEMMIQIMENPFVQSMLSNPDLMRQLIMANPQMQQLIQRNPEISHLLNNPDIMRQTLEIARNPAMMQEMMRNQDLALSNLESIPGGYNALRRMYTDIQEPMLNAAQEQFGGNPFASVGSSSTSGEGTQPSRTENRDPLPNPWAPPPATQSSATTSTTTSSGSGSGSSSSSATGNTVAAANYVASIFSTPGMQSLLQQITENPQLIQNMLSAPYMRSMMQSLSQNPDLAAQMMLNSPVFTANPQLQEQMRPQLPAFLQQMQNPDTLSAMSNPRAMQALMQIQQGLQTLATEAPGLIPSFTPGVGVGVLGTAIGPVGPVTPIGPIGPIVPFTPIGPIGPIGPTGPAGPGSTGSGGPPGPTVSSSTPSETTSPTSESGPNQQFIQQMVQALAGASPPQLPNPEIRFQQQLEQLNAMGFLNREANLQALIATGGDINAAIERLLGSQPS